From the genome of Desulfovibrio sp. JY:
ACTCAACGTGCCGGCCAGCATTGTGGGTTCGTTCCAGGGCGCGGCCCGGGCGTTCATGGATTCGCTCAAAAACGAGCCGCTCCTGATCCTCGCCGCCCTGATCACGGTCTACATCGTGCTCGGCGTCATGTACGAGAGCTTCATCCATCCGGTGACGATCCTGTCCACGCTGCCTTCGGCCGGCATCGGCGGTTTGTGGGCCCTCATCCTCTTCCACCAGGATCTCGGGATCATGGCCGTTATTGGCATCATCCTTCTGATCGGCATCGTGAAGAAAAACGGCATCATGATGGTGGATTTCGCCCTTTCCGCCGAGCGCGAGGAGGGCAAGGCCCCGCGCGACGCCATCTACGACGCCTGCCTGTTGCGCTTTCGGCCGATCATGATGACCACCTTTGCCGCGCTCCTCGGCGCCTTGCCCCTGGCCCTCGGTACGGGCGTCGGGTCCGAGCTGCGCCGGCCCATGGGCATCGTCATCGTCGGCGGGCTGATCGTGAGCCAGGTGCTGACCCTTTACACCACGCCCGTGATCTACCTGTTCTTCGAGCGCCTGGCCCGGCGTCGCCGCGATGATTCTCCCCGGGACGAGGCGGTGCATACGTCATGACCCTGCCCGAGTTGTGCATCCGCCGCCCCGTCGGCACCACGCTGTTGACCATGGCCCTGATCCTGGCCGGTTCCATCGCCTTCAAGCTGTTGCCGGCGGCGGCCCTGCCCCAGGTGGATTTTCCCACCATTTCGGTCCAGGCCCAGTTGCCCGGAGCCGAGCCCCAGACCATGGCCACCTCGGTCGCCGCGCCGCTGGAGCGCCAGTTCGCCCGCATCGCCGGCGTAACCGAGATGACCTCCCAAAGCAGTCGGGGCTCGACGCGCATCAATTTGCAGTTCGACCTCGACCGCGACATCAACGGCGCGGCCCGCGACGTCCAGTCGGCGATAAACGCCGCCATGGGCTATCTGCCCTCCACCCTGAAGCAGAACCCTACCTACCGGAAGATGAACCCGGCCGACGCGCCGATCATGGTCCTGGCGCTCACTTCGGACTCGGTGTCGCGGGCCAGGATGTACGACGTGGCCTCCACCGTGCTCCAGCAAAAGCTCTCCCAGGTCGAGGGCGTGGGACAGGTGTTCGTGGGCGGCGGCGCGCTGCCGGCCGTGCGGGTCAACGTCGATCCCGCCGCCCTGGCCGCCAAGGGGCTGAGCCTCGCCGACGTCAAAAAGATGCTGACCACGACCACGGTCAACCAGCCCAAGGGCCGCATCGAGGCCGGGGATCGCTCCTACGAGGTGGAGACCAACGACCAGCTTCACAAGGCCTGGCAGTACCAGCCCCTGATCCTGTCCTATAAAAACGGCGCGGCCGTGCACCTGACCGACGTGGCCACGGTCACCTCGTCGGTGGAGGACGTGCGCACGGCCGGTTTCGTCAACGGCAAGCCGTCGGTCATGATCATCGTCTTTCGCCAGCCCGGGGCCAACATCATCGAGACGGTGGACAACGTCAAAGCGCTGCTCCCCCAGCTCAAGGCCTCCCTGCCCGGCGATGTGGGCGTCTCCGTGGAGATGGACCGCAGCCCGCCGATCCGGGCCTCCCTGGCCGAGGTGGAGCAAACGCTCGTCATCTCCTGCCTGCTGGTCATCCTGGTGGTGTTCGTGTTTCTCGGCAGCGCCCGGGCCACGCTCATTCCGGCCGTGGCCACGGTGGCCTCCCTCGTCGGCACCTTCGCGGTCATGTACCTGCTGGGTTATTCCCTGGACAATCTGTCGCTTATGGCGCTCACCATCGCCACCGGCTTCGTGGTCGACGACGCCATCGTGGTGGTGGAAAACGTGGCCCGGCACATGGAGCAGGGCATGGCCCCGCGCGCGGCCTCACTTCTGGGCTCGAAGGAAGTGGCCTTCACCGTGGTGTCCATGAGCGTGTCCCTGGTGGCGGTCTTTATCCCGATCCTGCTCATGGGCGGCATGGTGGGCCGGCTTTTCCGCGAATTCGCCATGGTGCTCTCCATCGCCATCCTCATATCGCTGGTGCTCTCGCTCACCTCCACCCCGACCCTGTGCGCCGTGCTGCTGCGCCCGACCGTGAAAAAGGCCTCCGGCCGGCCGGGACTGGCGGCCCGCGCCTTTGCCTGGCTTCATCGCGGCTACGAGCGCAGCCTGTCCTTCGCCCTGTCGCACCCGAGGCTCATGCTCACGGCCACGGTGGGGGCGCTGGCCGGCGCGATCTGGCTTTACGTGGCCATTCCCAAGGGCTTTTTTCCGGAACAGGACACCGGCCGGGTCATGGGCTTTATTCAGGCCGCGCCGGACACGTCGTTCCAGGCCATGGAGAAAAAGCTGCGGGCCGTGATCAAGGTCATCGGGGCCAACCCGGACGTTGCCTCGGTGACGGGGTTCACCGGCGGCGGCGGCGGGCCCGGCGGCGGCGGCACCAACTCGGCCCAGATGTTCATTTCCCTCAAGCCCAAAAACAAGCGTCCGCCCCTGGCCGTGACCATGGGGCGGTTGCGCAGGGCCCTGGCCGCCGTTCCCGGCGCGCCGGCGTTCCTCATGCCGGCCCAGGAGCTGCGCATGGGCGGCCGGCCGGGCAAGGCGCTCTACCAGTACACGCTGCTCTCGGACAGTTTTCCCGATCTGGTGGCGGCCGTGCCCAAGGTCGAGGCGGCCATGAAGAAGTTGCCCGGGCTCACCGACGTCAGCGCCGACCAGCAGGACAACGGGCTGATGACCTTTGTCGACGTCGACCGGGACACGGCCTCGCGCCTGGGCGTGACGACCGCGGCCGTGGACGCGGCGCTCTACAGCGCCTTCGGCCAGAGCCTGGTCGGCGTGTCCTACACCGACCAGAACCAGTACCATGTGGTGCTCGAGGTCACGCCGCGCGACTTGCAGGCCCCCGAGGGGCTGCGCAAGATCTACGTGGCCGGCAAGGACGGCGTCCAGGTGCCGCTGGCGTCGGTGGCCAGGTTCCGCCCGAGCGAGGCGGCGCTTTCGGTCAATCACCAGGGGCAGTTTCCGGCCGCTACCATCTCGTTCAACCTGGCTCCGGGCGTGGCCCTGTCCCAGGCGTCGACGGCCATCGAGGCGGCGACCCGGACGCTGCACCTGCCGTCCTCGGTGCGCGGCAGCTTCGCCGGCACGGCCGAGGCCTTCAAAAGCTCGCTGTCCACCCAGCCGTTGCTGCTCCTGGCCGCCCTGATCGCGGTCTACATCGTGCTCGGCATCCTCTACGAGAGCACCGTCCACCCGCTGACCATCCTCTCGACCCTGCCCTCGGCCGGGCTCGGGGCCGTGGCCGCGCTGTGGGCCTTCCACATGGACCTGACCATCATCGCCGTCATCGGCATCATTCTCTTGATCGGCATCGTCAAGAAAAACGGCATCATGCTGGTGGATTTCGCCCTTTCCGCCGAGCGCGAGCGCGACCTTTCGCCGCGCGACGCCATCTACGAAGCCTGCCTCAAACGCTTTCGGCCGATCATGATGACCACCATGGCCGCCTTCCTGGGCGCGCTGCCCCTGGCGCTCGGCACGGGTTCGGGAGCGGAACTGCGCCGGCCGCTCGGCATCGCTATCGCCGGCGGACTGCTCGTCAGCCAGGCCATGACGCTCTACACCACGCCGGTTATTTATTTGTATCTGGACAGGTTACGGTGCTGGGGGAGGGGGCCCCTTTTTGCAAAAAGGGGTCCCCTCCCCCAGACCCCCTCCCTCCCCAAAAACTCTTAACGGGGTTGGGGTCTTCTATGCGGCGCTTCGCCGCTGGCGCGTTTGTGGCCGCAATCGCGTCCGGCGTCGCGGCGCAGAGCGCCGCGTGTCGCCGGGCCGATTGCGGCCACAACTCCGGTATCCCGCCAACCCTACGCCTTCCCAGTCCCCCACCCCGTCAAAAGTTTTGGAAAGGGGTCCAGGGGGAAACTTTTTTCAAAAAGTTTCCCCCTGGCCGCCGGAGGCATCCTCCTCCTTCTTCTCCTTCTCCTGCCCCAACAGTGCGAACGTCAGTTCGTGCTTGTTGTGGGAGAGGTGGAGCAGGCGCGAGCCGGGGATGGCGCGGAATTTGTCCAGTAGCGTGAAGTCGGTTTCGCCTTGCAGTTTGACCGTCAGCACGAAGCGGCGGCACTGGCCGAATTCGAGCCAGCGCGACAGCCATTCGTGGAGCCGGTCGGGGTAGCAGATCACGTCGGAAAAGAGCCAGTCCACTTCCCCGGCGTGGCGGGGATCGAGGCCGAAGGCGCTGCCCTGGCACCAGGACACGAGCGGGTCGTGGGCCACGTTTGGGGCCAGCGGCGCTTTGTCGATGCAGAAGACCCGCGCTCCGAGGCTCGCCAGGACGAAGGCCCAGCCCCCGGGGCTGCCGCCCATGTCCAGGCACAGTTCCCCCGGCGCGGGACGCACGCCGGTGCGCGTGAAAAATTCCCACAGCTTGAGGTAGGCCCGGCTCGGCGGTCCGTCCTTGTCTTCGGCGAAGCGGTACTCGCCGCCCGGCACGGGCTCGCTGGTCGCGGGCGAGGCCAGCAGCAGGTTGTCTTCCCAGAGGGTGAACGCGCCGAGGGGGGCGGTGGGCAGCGGCGCGCCGAAAACGAGGGGCCGTGCCGCCACTTTGGGCAGCTTTTCGGCCACGAGCGCCGCCCGGCGGAAATGGCCTGTCGGCACGAGCGCCCAGTTGCGCTGGATGGCCTTGAGCTTTTTGGCCGCGTCGCCGATGGACTCCACGGGGATAAAGACCGGCTCGGTCCAGACGTTGGCGGCGAAGGCGGCCTGCCTGGGCGGGCCGTCGGCCGTGACCAGCGGGTCGCGCACGGCGGTGACGGCGTCGCCGAGTTCGGCAATAAGTTCGGGCAGGAGGCCCGGGGCGGCATGGTAGACGGTAAAGGGCATAGGCGGCACCGGAGAGTGAATTTTAGGGCCAAACATAATAGGCCGCCGGCCCGGGCGAGGCAAGGCGGGACAGGGCGGATACCGCAGCAGGGGCGAGGGCTCGTGTGGCGTTCTCTAAAAAATATGACAATATTTTTTAGAGAAAAAATAATTATCAAAATATATTATTCCCAAAATTCGTATGCACGAATTTCGAGAACGCGACACTAGGCCCTTGGCCGGACGAATTCCAGGCCAAGCAGGCTCAGGTCGTCGCGGGGCGGGGTGTCGCCGCAGAAATCCCGGGCCGCCCGGCGCACGGCGGCAAGGGTCGCCTCGAGGGGCTTTTTCGCCTCCCGCGTCAGCACGGACCGGATGCGGTCCTCGCCGAAAAACGCGCCGTCCGGGCCCACGGTGTCGGCCAGGCCGTCGCTGGTGACGATCAGCCGTTCACCCGGGGCCATGGAAAATTCCCCGGCCGGAAAGGGCAGGAAGCCCGAAAGTCCGATGATGGTGCCGCGCTCGGGAAGCGTCGCGATGTCCCCGTCGGGGGTGAGGCGGTACGGCGGCGGATGGCCGGCGTTGCTGTAGCGGACCCTGCCCGTGCCGAGGTCCAGGGTCATGTAGAACATGGTGAAAAATTTCGAGAAGTTCTCGAAGGGGAACTCCGCGTCGAGCCGCGTCAGCACCACTTCCGGCGGCACCACGGTGATGCGCCCAGCCGAACGGTCGACCAGGGTGGCCCGCTGGTAGTGCATGAAATTGTAGACCGAAAGCGCCACCAGCGACGAGGCCACGCCGTGCCCCGACACGTCGAGCATATAGAGCCCGACATGGTCCGGGCCCAGGGGAAAGACGTTGAAGATGTCGCCGCCGATGGATTCGCAGGGCAAAAATTCCCAGGCGAAGCGGATGGCGGGCGACATGGTGAAGCGCCGGGGAAGCAGGCTCTGCTGGATCTCGGCCGCCGCCTCCAGGTCCTTTTGATGGCGCGAGTGCTTCTTTTGCAGGTCTTCCTTCTGCTTTTCGAACAGGGTGACGTCCTGGATGTTCAGGATCAGGTCGCCGGTCGGCATGGTGGAAAGATGGATCAGGCAGACCCGGCTCTGGCCGTCCTTGGCGACATGGGGGGCGAGCCGGCGCCAGACGTGGCCCGGGGCCGGGCGGGCGGTCATGAGCTCGGCCAGGTCGGCGCGGACGCCCGGGTCCGGAAAGGCGATGTCCAGCCAGCGGTCCACGGTGGTGTAGGAA
Proteins encoded in this window:
- a CDS encoding efflux RND transporter permease subunit, with product MTLPELCIRRPVGTTLLTMALILAGSIAFKLLPAAALPQVDFPTISVQAQLPGAEPQTMATSVAAPLERQFARIAGVTEMTSQSSRGSTRINLQFDLDRDINGAARDVQSAINAAMGYLPSTLKQNPTYRKMNPADAPIMVLALTSDSVSRARMYDVASTVLQQKLSQVEGVGQVFVGGGALPAVRVNVDPAALAAKGLSLADVKKMLTTTTVNQPKGRIEAGDRSYEVETNDQLHKAWQYQPLILSYKNGAAVHLTDVATVTSSVEDVRTAGFVNGKPSVMIIVFRQPGANIIETVDNVKALLPQLKASLPGDVGVSVEMDRSPPIRASLAEVEQTLVISCLLVILVVFVFLGSARATLIPAVATVASLVGTFAVMYLLGYSLDNLSLMALTIATGFVVDDAIVVVENVARHMEQGMAPRAASLLGSKEVAFTVVSMSVSLVAVFIPILLMGGMVGRLFREFAMVLSIAILISLVLSLTSTPTLCAVLLRPTVKKASGRPGLAARAFAWLHRGYERSLSFALSHPRLMLTATVGALAGAIWLYVAIPKGFFPEQDTGRVMGFIQAAPDTSFQAMEKKLRAVIKVIGANPDVASVTGFTGGGGGPGGGGTNSAQMFISLKPKNKRPPLAVTMGRLRRALAAVPGAPAFLMPAQELRMGGRPGKALYQYTLLSDSFPDLVAAVPKVEAAMKKLPGLTDVSADQQDNGLMTFVDVDRDTASRLGVTTAAVDAALYSAFGQSLVGVSYTDQNQYHVVLEVTPRDLQAPEGLRKIYVAGKDGVQVPLASVARFRPSEAALSVNHQGQFPAATISFNLAPGVALSQASTAIEAATRTLHLPSSVRGSFAGTAEAFKSSLSTQPLLLLAALIAVYIVLGILYESTVHPLTILSTLPSAGLGAVAALWAFHMDLTIIAVIGIILLIGIVKKNGIMLVDFALSAERERDLSPRDAIYEACLKRFRPIMMTTMAAFLGALPLALGTGSGAELRRPLGIAIAGGLLVSQAMTLYTTPVIYLYLDRLRCWGRGPLFAKRGPLPQTPSLPKNS
- a CDS encoding SpoIIE family protein phosphatase; this translates as MRIAIVDDSETFTVYLQSLLRGAGHDDLVFYDTAEKLLAALAGDGRPLPDLILMDCIMPGLGGLCCTRRIKADARLADIPVIMITVSDEEANLAEAFAAGAMDYIRKPLRRSELLARVDSALRLKQADDARKDHERRLRDEKDRMAAILEYSHDGIAVAGQDGRFGFVSPGMERIFGLPADSYTTVDRWLDIAFPDPGVRADLAELMTARPAPGHVWRRLAPHVAKDGQSRVCLIHLSTMPTGDLILNIQDVTLFEKQKEDLQKKHSRHQKDLEAAAEIQQSLLPRRFTMSPAIRFAWEFLPCESIGGDIFNVFPLGPDHVGLYMLDVSGHGVASSLVALSVYNFMHYQRATLVDRSAGRITVVPPEVVLTRLDAEFPFENFSKFFTMFYMTLDLGTGRVRYSNAGHPPPYRLTPDGDIATLPERGTIIGLSGFLPFPAGEFSMAPGERLIVTSDGLADTVGPDGAFFGEDRIRSVLTREAKKPLEATLAAVRRAARDFCGDTPPRDDLSLLGLEFVRPRA